One genomic window of uncultured delta proteobacterium includes the following:
- a CDS encoding conserved membrane hypothetical protein (Evidence 4 : Homologs of previously reported genes of unknown function) gives MNQSPLHFDKEDYDLLEMVNDILTREQKRSRDEQLFAPELHPHGIKEMAVAREILVAYSVINLLDSLEAGEASDRILALRSLHDEVLYTAASSFRYNTGRVLIQIMKDLVRAHGDEDRQLMLARDFRAASTGKRRIIRAMLKRYHLLEMPEDWDQLTFDNHVHDANTKGRKTPTHLIMDAWIKGLKQLTVIHYNFVEPRAVQELMQAAEIMGIDVRIGVEFKARFRGRYIDFIWEPIGLDGAKGMTEFLEEDAMRQLMHDGRSASAFMAQYVFSMLERYNAVHREDLAALFGIGLPVISLNEFLAFVAAGQPSLEHLAELIYKQMFPLMHENLPRLREQYANAATEEERAFIKALVKLMRDLHPELIMESYFTPAKNPDLLNPEVPSDVPETPEFLKTTAQELVARLNAVRPMSRIILTLSGLRTEDALELLYTCEGRITHLELFNLKDFVTGKMPHYKPITELMYAINQGSAFVLKRMIRGIIRDYSEFTGHAGGERRELLTKILRNIPRLQSFYKKAPLKTRVGSDSTSRSYRLHGMGFAFIASLPKPSQKSIRDPKDFLREVIPLRTEIDSVYTYSEPAQRGVSTFKQMAGKFLRKIPGFSLFGCNKKHSWVPRTSTTRHAESKDASIATLGGFQREMPDVIHLETREGTKPKLNSSYLNTKISNSLKVLVGFSLTLAVFSFTQQWWVLAWFGAPIWFAITGLRNIVQSVLGGGGLRRTPLLRWNDYVSWSRICDSLLYTGISVPLLELVLRWGVLGQVFGITAVTNPVLFYTIISAANGMYIASHNLYRGLPREAIVGNLFRSVLAIPLALVYNTVLITLVTVFDVSGGLELLIAGSAIVSKAASDTVAGVIEGIGDQNTNLRTRNWDYTYKLSQLFSCLARLEVLLPEEDVLDLLRKDKDRQPLMAVEIYLLQDAIIIHSLDLMYFWMYQPRARTLLTRLFREMTVEERTTFVLSQAILVRTKEISRMFVDGILGNNFSKPLAFFLDSHAQYLADISQASGVRIPEK, from the coding sequence ATGAATCAGAGCCCTTTGCATTTTGACAAGGAGGATTACGACCTCCTTGAAATGGTCAACGACATCCTGACGCGGGAGCAGAAACGCTCCCGCGACGAGCAGTTGTTCGCCCCGGAGCTGCACCCGCACGGCATCAAGGAAATGGCCGTCGCCCGCGAAATCCTGGTGGCCTATTCCGTCATAAACCTTTTGGACTCCCTGGAAGCCGGGGAGGCCTCGGACCGCATTCTCGCCCTGCGTTCGCTCCACGACGAGGTGCTGTACACGGCCGCGTCTTCCTTCCGTTACAACACGGGCCGCGTTCTTATCCAGATTATGAAGGATCTCGTCCGCGCCCACGGCGACGAAGACCGCCAGCTTATGCTGGCGCGCGATTTCCGCGCGGCGTCCACCGGGAAACGCCGCATCATCCGCGCCATGCTGAAACGGTACCACCTCCTCGAAATGCCCGAGGACTGGGACCAGCTGACCTTTGACAACCACGTCCACGACGCCAACACCAAGGGCCGCAAAACGCCGACCCACCTCATCATGGACGCCTGGATCAAGGGGCTCAAGCAGCTCACGGTCATCCACTACAACTTCGTCGAGCCGCGCGCCGTGCAGGAGCTGATGCAGGCGGCGGAAATCATGGGCATCGACGTCCGCATCGGGGTCGAGTTCAAGGCCCGGTTCCGGGGGCGGTACATCGATTTCATCTGGGAGCCCATCGGCCTTGACGGCGCAAAGGGCATGACGGAATTCCTTGAGGAAGACGCCATGCGCCAACTCATGCACGACGGCCGGAGCGCCTCCGCGTTCATGGCCCAATACGTCTTCAGCATGCTGGAGCGGTACAACGCCGTGCACCGCGAAGACCTTGCCGCCCTCTTCGGCATCGGGCTGCCCGTTATTTCCCTCAACGAATTCCTGGCGTTTGTCGCGGCCGGGCAGCCGTCTCTCGAGCATCTGGCGGAGCTTATTTACAAGCAGATGTTCCCGTTGATGCATGAAAACCTGCCGCGCCTGCGCGAACAATACGCCAACGCCGCCACGGAGGAAGAAAGAGCGTTTATCAAGGCCCTGGTCAAACTCATGCGGGATCTGCACCCCGAGCTCATCATGGAGTCGTACTTCACGCCCGCGAAAAATCCCGATTTGCTCAACCCGGAAGTGCCGAGCGATGTGCCGGAGACGCCGGAGTTTCTCAAGACGACCGCCCAGGAGCTTGTCGCGCGGCTGAACGCGGTGCGCCCCATGAGCCGGATCATCCTTACCCTTTCCGGCCTGCGTACCGAGGACGCCCTTGAACTGCTCTACACCTGCGAAGGGCGTATCACCCATCTGGAGCTTTTCAACCTCAAGGATTTCGTCACGGGCAAAATGCCCCATTACAAGCCCATCACCGAGCTGATGTACGCCATCAACCAGGGCAGCGCTTTTGTCCTCAAACGCATGATACGCGGCATTATCCGCGACTATTCCGAGTTCACCGGCCATGCGGGCGGCGAACGCCGCGAACTCCTGACGAAAATCCTGCGCAATATCCCCCGGCTGCAATCCTTTTACAAGAAAGCCCCCTTAAAGACCCGCGTGGGCAGCGATTCCACGAGCCGGTCCTACCGGCTGCACGGCATGGGGTTCGCCTTTATCGCGTCCCTTCCCAAACCCTCGCAGAAGAGCATCCGCGACCCCAAGGACTTCCTGCGCGAAGTCATCCCGCTCCGCACGGAGATCGACTCCGTGTACACCTATTCCGAGCCGGCCCAGCGGGGCGTTTCGACCTTCAAGCAGATGGCGGGCAAATTCCTGCGCAAAATCCCGGGATTTTCCCTTTTCGGCTGCAACAAAAAGCACAGCTGGGTGCCGCGCACCTCCACCACGCGGCACGCGGAAAGCAAGGACGCCAGCATCGCCACCCTCGGCGGGTTCCAGCGGGAAATGCCCGACGTGATCCACCTGGAAACCAGGGAGGGAACCAAGCCGAAACTGAACAGCTCCTATCTGAACACAAAAATTTCAAACTCGCTCAAGGTTCTGGTAGGATTTTCCCTGACGCTGGCCGTTTTTTCCTTCACCCAGCAGTGGTGGGTCCTGGCCTGGTTCGGCGCGCCGATCTGGTTCGCCATCACGGGGCTGCGGAACATTGTGCAATCCGTCCTCGGCGGCGGCGGCCTCAGGCGGACGCCCCTCCTGCGCTGGAACGACTATGTGAGCTGGTCGCGGATCTGCGATTCCCTTCTCTATACGGGCATCTCCGTTCCCCTGCTCGAACTTGTTCTGCGCTGGGGCGTTCTCGGCCAGGTTTTCGGCATCACCGCCGTGACCAACCCGGTTCTGTTCTACACCATCATCTCGGCGGCCAACGGGATGTATATAGCCTCGCACAACTTATACAGAGGGCTGCCCAGGGAAGCCATTGTCGGCAACCTGTTCCGGAGCGTTCTCGCCATTCCCCTGGCGCTGGTCTACAACACCGTCCTCATAACCCTGGTGACGGTTTTCGACGTCAGCGGCGGCCTTGAGCTGCTTATCGCGGGTTCCGCCATCGTGTCCAAGGCTGCGTCGGACACCGTGGCCGGGGTTATCGAAGGGATAGGCGACCAGAACACCAACCTGAGAACGCGCAACTGGGATTATACGTATAAGCTCAGCCAGCTGTTTTCCTGTCTCGCCCGCCTGGAGGTTCTGCTGCCCGAGGAAGACGTGCTGGACCTTCTGCGCAAGGACAAGGACCGGCAGCCCCTTATGGCCGTTGAAATATACCTTCTCCAGGACGCTATCATCATCCACTCCCTGGATCTCATGTATTTCTGGATGTACCAGCCCAGAGCCCGGACTCTGCTGACCCGCCTGTTCCGCGAAATGACCGTTGAGGAACGCACCACTTTCGTGCTGTCCCAGGCCATTTTGGTCAGGACGAAGGAGATCAGCCGCATGTTCGTGGACGGCATATTGGGCAATAACTTTTCAAAGCCGCTGGCTTTTTTCCTCGACAGCCACGCCCAGTACCTCGCGGACATATCGCAGGCTTCCGGGGTGCGGATTCCGGAGAAATGA
- a CDS encoding Uncharacterized hydrolase HI_0588, protein MDEQWVESVIAHLAAIGRTEQNGSNRLAFSEADMEARAYFKGLMAEAGLTVREDAFGNIIGRMEGTDPTLPAVATGSHIDTVPNGGHFDGVAGCVASLLAVKRIRERGPVRHPLELIVFQMEESGRFSQACFGSKAMVGKADIEAGRRATDKSGMTLPEAMAAHGYDYAKLAEAKRGKNEIACFLELHIEQSPTLEEKNLPVGIVTAIAAPLRTHVIIEGKASHSGGTAMNNRRDALVSAAEMILAVRKVGNAFARREIVATVGNVTVSPGAMNVVPGKAELWIDLRGTNRAVMDQAQEALRKAAEAIEAAYETPVTFTRVSEDVPVIMTPKIIALLTEVARDLDIPCMPIVSGAGHDTANMAGIADVGMIFIRCKDGLSHNPGEFAAIGDIMAGTEVLAEALLRLAV, encoded by the coding sequence ATGGACGAACAATGGGTTGAAAGCGTCATTGCGCATCTTGCCGCCATCGGCAGGACCGAACAGAACGGCTCGAACCGTCTGGCCTTCTCCGAGGCGGACATGGAGGCCCGCGCGTACTTCAAGGGGCTGATGGCCGAAGCGGGCCTCACTGTCCGCGAGGACGCCTTCGGCAACATCATCGGCCGGATGGAAGGCACGGACCCCACCCTCCCCGCCGTCGCCACCGGCTCGCATATCGATACCGTGCCCAACGGCGGGCATTTTGACGGCGTTGCCGGGTGCGTGGCCTCCCTTCTCGCCGTCAAGCGCATCCGCGAGCGCGGCCCGGTCCGCCACCCCTTGGAACTCATCGTGTTCCAGATGGAGGAATCCGGCCGTTTCTCGCAGGCCTGTTTCGGCAGCAAAGCCATGGTCGGGAAGGCCGATATCGAGGCCGGCAGGCGGGCCACGGATAAATCCGGCATGACGTTGCCCGAGGCCATGGCCGCCCACGGCTACGATTACGCCAAACTGGCCGAGGCCAAACGCGGCAAAAACGAAATCGCCTGCTTCCTTGAATTGCATATCGAGCAAAGCCCCACCCTGGAAGAAAAAAACCTTCCCGTGGGGATCGTCACGGCCATTGCCGCGCCGTTGCGCACTCATGTGATCATTGAGGGCAAGGCCAGCCATTCCGGCGGCACGGCCATGAACAACCGGCGCGACGCGCTGGTCAGCGCGGCGGAAATGATCCTGGCCGTCCGGAAGGTGGGCAACGCCTTTGCCCGCCGGGAAATCGTGGCGACCGTGGGCAATGTGACGGTATCCCCCGGCGCCATGAACGTCGTGCCGGGCAAGGCGGAACTGTGGATCGACCTGCGCGGCACGAACAGGGCGGTCATGGACCAGGCCCAGGAAGCTCTGCGGAAAGCGGCCGAAGCCATCGAGGCGGCCTACGAAACCCCCGTCACCTTCACCCGCGTCAGCGAGGACGTCCCGGTTATCATGACCCCGAAAATCATCGCGCTCCTGACCGAGGTCGCCCGCGACCTGGATATCCCCTGCATGCCCATCGTCAGCGGCGCGGGGCACGATACCGCCAATATGGCCGGCATCGCGGACGTGGGCATGATTTTCATCCGCTGTAAAGACGGTCTCAGCCATAATCCCGGAGAGTTCGCCGCCATCGGCGACATCATGGCCGGGACCGAAGTGCTGGCGGAAGCTTTGCTCCGCCTGGCCGTGTAA
- a CDS encoding conserved hypothetical protein (Evidence 4 : Homologs of previously reported genes of unknown function) codes for MQHISAIWVGNPFFQSALADRGWRVHWINPPAGSVLGWDDLTQSAGFAPDIVIVGDKSLPPFVIGMEKFPCLTTFYAVDSHIHSWFPLYAQGFDSCLVSLKDHLPLFTGMRVPKDMVWWSPPYAKPDDVPRPLDPEKPLWDVLFVGTADPAVNPDRCAFLEAVAARVPGLHVQSGKYRELFPQAKIVLNHAAANDLNFRVFEALGCGACLVTPYVRHGLEDLFQNGRDLFIFDQNDVETLAKLCRVLLTSPARREKAAASGHAAVLAGHYMRHRAEAFAARIEGLFAAGRAGEIVAARRANAGQVLSAWLRLIYLHHAETANDTRLGAAYLKAAKR; via the coding sequence ATGCAACACATTTCCGCCATCTGGGTCGGCAATCCCTTTTTCCAGTCAGCCCTGGCCGACCGGGGCTGGCGCGTGCACTGGATAAACCCGCCAGCCGGCAGCGTTCTCGGCTGGGACGACCTCACGCAAAGCGCCGGATTTGCGCCGGATATCGTGATCGTCGGGGACAAAAGCCTGCCCCCCTTCGTCATAGGTATGGAAAAATTTCCCTGCCTGACAACGTTCTACGCGGTGGATTCGCACATCCATTCATGGTTTCCCCTGTACGCGCAGGGGTTTGACTCCTGCCTCGTCAGCCTGAAGGACCACCTTCCCCTGTTTACCGGGATGCGAGTCCCCAAAGATATGGTCTGGTGGTCCCCGCCCTATGCCAAACCCGACGACGTACCGCGCCCGCTGGACCCGGAAAAACCGCTCTGGGACGTCCTGTTCGTCGGCACTGCGGACCCGGCCGTAAACCCGGACCGCTGCGCCTTCCTGGAGGCCGTTGCCGCCCGCGTGCCCGGCCTGCACGTGCAATCGGGAAAATACCGGGAGTTGTTCCCCCAGGCGAAAATCGTCCTCAACCACGCCGCGGCGAACGATCTCAATTTCCGCGTTTTCGAGGCCCTGGGCTGCGGCGCCTGCCTTGTCACGCCCTATGTCCGCCACGGCCTGGAGGATCTTTTCCAGAACGGCAGGGATCTTTTCATTTTTGACCAGAACGACGTCGAAACCCTGGCAAAACTGTGCCGCGTTCTCCTCACTTCCCCCGCGCGGCGGGAAAAGGCGGCAGCCTCGGGCCATGCGGCGGTTCTCGCCGGGCATTACATGCGCCACCGGGCCGAGGCGTTCGCCGCGCGCATCGAAGGGCTTTTCGCCGCGGGCAGAGCCGGGGAGATCGTCGCCGCCCGCAGGGCGAACGCCGGGCAAGTTCTGTCCGCCTGGCTGCGCCTGATTTACCTGCATCACGCCGAGACCGCGAACGATACCCGCCTCGGCGCGGCGTATCTCAAGGCCGCAAAAAGGTAG
- the gmhA gene encoding Phosphoheptose isomerase → MTEEAKHRVLEHAAAGTRLREQFFAENADLVVDAARALAVCLARGGKILFCGNGGSAADAQHLAAEFVNRFEIDRPPLAAIALTTDTSILTAVGNDFDFNQVFAKQVQALGAPEDVLVGISTSGNSENVVRAFKAARENSLVTMAFTGRDGGKLAELSDVLINVPVQSTALIQEIHITVGHLLCRLVDYFLFQNAVALAPYLDGEGPGND, encoded by the coding sequence ATGACTGAAGAAGCAAAACACCGCGTCCTCGAGCATGCGGCAGCCGGAACGCGCCTCCGGGAACAATTTTTCGCGGAAAACGCCGATCTGGTAGTGGATGCCGCCCGCGCCCTTGCCGTCTGTCTGGCGAGAGGCGGGAAAATTCTCTTCTGCGGCAACGGCGGCAGTGCGGCTGACGCCCAGCACCTCGCGGCTGAATTCGTCAACCGCTTTGAAATAGACCGCCCGCCGCTCGCGGCCATAGCGCTTACCACGGATACCTCCATCCTGACGGCGGTCGGCAACGATTTTGACTTCAACCAGGTTTTTGCCAAGCAGGTGCAGGCGCTCGGCGCGCCGGAAGACGTGCTGGTGGGGATCTCCACCTCCGGCAACAGCGAGAACGTCGTCCGGGCGTTCAAGGCCGCGCGGGAAAACTCTCTCGTGACCATGGCCTTCACCGGCAGGGACGGCGGCAAGCTGGCGGAACTTTCGGACGTCCTCATCAACGTGCCGGTGCAATCCACGGCCCTTATCCAGGAAATCCACATTACGGTCGGCCATTTACTTTGCCGTCTTGTTGATTATTTTCTTTTTCAGAACGCCGTCGCCCTTGCGCCGTATCTTGACGGCGAAGGCCCCGGCAACGATTAA
- a CDS encoding Regulatory protein, FmdB family, translating to MPIYEYRCTKCGNDFEEILGAGDPAPACPSCHSAKTEKLLSKASFRTGSGACCESGGCETGAARASSGCAGCSGGSCATCH from the coding sequence ATGCCCATTTACGAATACCGCTGCACAAAGTGCGGCAACGACTTTGAGGAAATCCTCGGCGCCGGCGACCCGGCCCCGGCCTGTCCCTCGTGCCATTCGGCCAAGACGGAAAAGCTCCTGTCCAAGGCGAGCTTCCGTACCGGTTCCGGCGCCTGCTGCGAAAGCGGCGGCTGCGAAACTGGCGCGGCCCGCGCGTCATCCGGCTGCGCCGGGTGTTCCGGCGGTTCCTGCGCGACCTGCCACTGA
- the hemC gene encoding hydroxymethylbilane synthase (Evidence 2a : Function of homologous gene experimentally demonstrated in an other organism; PubMedId : 1522882, 1747120, 2025226, 2122889, 2510713, 3052434, 3054815, 3196304, 3529035, 8874804; Product type e : enzyme) — MRDHPDTPSTRGLVIATRGSKLALWQAEHVKALILAARPEVPAVSLLVLKTKGDKILDVPLAKVGGKGLFVKEIEEALLDGRADLAVHSMKDMPMELPPELTLGAIMEREDPRDIFLSVRHASLDALPKGARVGTSSLRRAAQLLALRPDLEIIPLRGNVDTRLAKLTAGEFDAIIMAAAGMKRLGLAAPHMEELPETVLLPAAGQGALGVEYRKDRRDLAEALAFLDHEKTHACVMAERGYLAGLDGGCQAPMAAHAVIRGGTLTLETLLCDLTGKRMFRETAELDASLGGDAAYRAGRKLAETVKRSGGESLLAEIFAATNA; from the coding sequence ATGCGCGATCATCCTGATACGCCGTCAACGCGCGGCCTCGTCATCGCCACGCGGGGCAGCAAACTCGCCCTGTGGCAGGCCGAGCACGTCAAAGCCCTCATTCTCGCCGCCCGCCCCGAGGTTCCGGCGGTCTCCCTGCTCGTCCTGAAAACGAAGGGCGACAAGATCCTCGACGTTCCGCTGGCCAAGGTCGGGGGCAAGGGACTCTTCGTCAAGGAAATCGAGGAAGCCCTGCTCGACGGCAGGGCCGACCTTGCCGTGCATTCCATGAAGGACATGCCCATGGAACTGCCGCCGGAACTGACGCTCGGCGCCATCATGGAGCGGGAGGACCCCCGCGACATATTCCTGTCCGTACGGCATGCTTCGCTTGACGCGCTCCCCAAGGGCGCGCGCGTGGGGACGAGCAGTTTGCGGCGCGCGGCCCAGCTTCTTGCGCTGCGCCCGGACCTGGAAATCATCCCCCTGCGGGGCAACGTGGATACCCGCCTCGCCAAGTTGACCGCCGGAGAATTTGACGCCATCATTATGGCGGCCGCCGGGATGAAACGGTTGGGCCTTGCCGCCCCTCACATGGAGGAGCTGCCGGAAACGGTTCTGCTCCCCGCCGCGGGGCAGGGAGCGCTCGGCGTGGAATACCGCAAGGACAGGCGGGATCTGGCCGAAGCCCTCGCCTTTCTGGACCACGAAAAAACGCATGCTTGCGTCATGGCCGAACGCGGCTACCTGGCCGGGCTTGACGGCGGGTGCCAGGCCCCCATGGCGGCCCATGCCGTTATCAGGGGCGGGACGCTGACCCTTGAAACGTTGTTGTGCGACCTTACCGGGAAACGGATGTTCCGCGAAACAGCGGAACTGGACGCCTCCCTCGGCGGTGACGCCGCGTACCGCGCAGGCCGCAAACTGGCGGAAACCGTGAAGCGGTCCGGCGGAGAAAGCCTGCTGGCGGAAATTTTTGCGGCGACGAACGCCTGA
- a CDS encoding putative ATP-dependent protease (Evidence 3 : Function proposed based on presence of conserved amino acid motif, structural feature or limited homology), whose translation MKTFASLTPDKLRPTLDPARIPYATSEAIPRTSNHRPPQPRALQALELAINVKDNGYNIYLSGVANLGRTRMVRDFLRPHCKKAPTPPDILYVNNFDDPDSPRLISVPAGQGKKLKRALAETLARIRKDIPMRFEHEAFTRRRSGLLTKFQNRKDKLFREMDVVAGNQGFNLDMDDGGSMTLYPLVEGKRLSEQEFNNLESAQRKELKAKGDNLVAAMSGLVRKFAKMEQAFLDDERSLEKEVAAEVLDRLLTPLVEKFCAACPSKVLAAHFADLRAHIVENLDLFLAHDAGPFPGQSGADGSGSTPFAPFSTGPDMALHGDDALARYEINLFVDNSNVHGAPLVSCDHPTTANLMGSIERESEMGALVTDFSLIKAGMVHKANGGYLLLRVEDLLQYPNAWESLLRALRSGIARIEDAGDGENVKTKGISPEPVPLHLKIILIGVEEIYETLLLADERFAKLFKVKAQLTEHMPRNARGVRIYLSHIRRIVEEAELLHFDKDAMAGLIDVGSNLIEDNTKLSLKFPLLREIMIEASATAKMQGCAIVTGTVLRETMKARTFRVNLVEESFMEEYDRGVIKVETKGEAVGRVNGLSVTWYGDFEFGLPHRIAATVGVGHDGIIDLEREAKLGGPIHTKAMLILKSYLVGQFARNKPLVLSGSLCFEQSYAGIEGDSASGAELAALLSALADTPINLALALTGAVSQSGNILAVGGVTRKIEGFFEVCRRHGLTGGQGVIMPRDNLEHIMLNDGVTAAVAAGQFHIYPVAHITEAMELLTGMPAGKRRKDGSFTKGTLYDRVDKRLAELCKLAAKARRP comes from the coding sequence ATGAAGACCTTTGCTTCCCTCACACCCGACAAGCTGCGCCCCACGCTCGACCCCGCGCGCATCCCGTACGCCACGAGCGAGGCCATCCCGCGCACGAGCAACCACCGCCCGCCCCAGCCGCGCGCGCTCCAGGCGCTGGAGCTTGCCATCAACGTCAAGGACAACGGGTACAACATCTACCTTTCCGGCGTGGCCAATTTGGGCCGCACCCGCATGGTGCGCGATTTCCTGCGCCCCCACTGTAAAAAGGCCCCCACGCCCCCGGACATCCTGTACGTCAACAACTTTGACGACCCGGACAGCCCCCGCCTCATATCCGTGCCCGCCGGGCAGGGGAAAAAGCTCAAACGGGCCCTGGCCGAAACCCTGGCCCGCATCCGCAAGGACATTCCCATGCGGTTCGAGCACGAGGCCTTCACGCGCCGCCGCTCCGGGCTTTTGACCAAATTTCAGAACAGAAAGGACAAGCTGTTCCGGGAAATGGACGTCGTCGCGGGCAACCAGGGGTTCAATCTGGATATGGACGACGGCGGCAGCATGACCCTGTACCCCCTGGTTGAGGGAAAACGCCTGAGCGAGCAGGAATTCAACAACCTTGAATCCGCCCAGCGCAAGGAACTTAAAGCCAAGGGCGACAACCTGGTCGCGGCCATGTCCGGGCTTGTCCGCAAGTTCGCCAAAATGGAGCAGGCGTTTTTAGACGACGAGCGGTCCTTGGAAAAAGAGGTCGCCGCCGAAGTCCTTGACCGGCTCCTGACCCCGCTGGTCGAAAAATTTTGCGCGGCCTGTCCCTCCAAGGTTCTGGCCGCCCATTTCGCGGACCTGCGCGCCCATATCGTGGAAAATCTCGATCTGTTTCTGGCGCACGACGCGGGGCCCTTCCCGGGCCAGTCCGGCGCGGACGGATCCGGCTCCACGCCGTTCGCCCCTTTCAGCACCGGGCCGGACATGGCGCTGCACGGCGACGACGCCCTCGCCCGGTACGAGATCAACCTGTTCGTGGACAACTCCAACGTCCACGGCGCGCCGCTCGTCTCCTGCGACCACCCGACCACGGCCAACCTCATGGGCAGCATCGAGCGCGAATCGGAAATGGGCGCTCTCGTCACGGACTTCTCCCTGATTAAAGCCGGGATGGTCCATAAAGCCAACGGCGGGTATCTCCTTCTGCGCGTCGAGGATCTCCTCCAATACCCGAACGCCTGGGAAAGCCTGCTCCGCGCCCTGCGTTCCGGCATCGCCCGCATCGAGGACGCCGGCGACGGCGAAAACGTGAAAACCAAGGGCATCAGCCCGGAACCCGTCCCTCTGCACCTGAAGATCATCCTGATCGGGGTGGAGGAAATATACGAAACCCTGCTCCTCGCGGACGAACGGTTCGCCAAGCTGTTCAAGGTCAAGGCCCAGCTCACGGAACACATGCCCCGCAACGCGCGCGGCGTGCGCATCTACCTCTCCCACATCCGGCGCATCGTGGAAGAGGCGGAATTACTGCATTTTGACAAAGACGCCATGGCGGGTCTCATCGACGTGGGGTCGAACCTTATCGAGGACAACACCAAACTGTCCCTGAAGTTCCCCCTGCTGCGCGAAATCATGATCGAAGCCTCGGCCACGGCCAAAATGCAGGGCTGCGCCATCGTGACGGGCACGGTCCTGCGCGAGACCATGAAGGCCAGGACCTTCCGCGTGAACCTGGTTGAGGAATCCTTCATGGAGGAATACGACCGGGGCGTCATCAAGGTGGAGACCAAGGGCGAGGCCGTCGGGAGGGTGAACGGGCTTTCCGTCACCTGGTACGGCGACTTCGAGTTCGGCCTGCCGCACCGCATCGCGGCGACCGTGGGCGTGGGGCACGACGGCATCATCGACCTCGAGCGCGAGGCCAAGCTCGGCGGGCCCATCCACACCAAGGCCATGCTTATTTTGAAAAGCTATCTCGTCGGCCAGTTCGCCCGGAACAAGCCGCTGGTGCTTTCCGGGAGCCTGTGCTTCGAACAGAGCTACGCGGGCATCGAGGGAGATTCCGCCTCCGGCGCGGAGCTGGCGGCGCTGCTCTCCGCCCTTGCGGACACGCCGATAAACCTGGCTCTTGCCCTGACCGGCGCGGTGAGCCAGTCCGGCAACATTCTGGCTGTCGGCGGCGTGACCCGCAAAATAGAAGGCTTTTTTGAAGTTTGCCGCCGTCACGGACTCACGGGCGGGCAAGGGGTCATCATGCCCCGCGACAACCTTGAGCACATCATGCTGAACGACGGCGTCACCGCCGCCGTGGCAGCCGGGCAGTTTCACATCTACCCGGTGGCGCACATTACCGAGGCCATGGAACTGTTGACCGGCATGCCCGCGGGCAAACGCCGCAAAGACGGCTCCTTTACCAAGGGCACGCTCTATGACCGCGTGGACAAGCGCCTGGCGGAACTCTGCAAACTCGCCGCGAAAGCCAGAAGGCCCTGA